TCCAGAAGACACAAGAACGGCTCCAGAAGGGGCAGTTTACGCTAGACGACTTCCGCAAGCAGCTCAATCAGATTGCTCGACCTGGCCTGATGCAGAAGATGCTCGGCCTGATGCCTGGCATGGGCGAGCTGACCAAGATGTTGCAAGGTGGCGACCACGAAAATGAAATGCGTCGTCTGGGCGGGATGATCGACTCGATGACCCCGGCCGAACGCAACGATCCCAAGCTGATCGATAATAGCCGTCGTCAGCGAATCGCCAAAGGCTCTGGCGTTTCCCCGCAAGAGGTCAACGAACTGATCAAACAGTTCGACAGCATGGCCTCGCTGATGAAGGGAGTGGCTGGTGGCGGTGTTGGCGGCGCGATGGACATGATGCGGAAGCTTCGCACTGGCGAGCTGATGGATCCGACCGGCAAGATGAAGAAGGCCAAGCAGAGCACCGGCAAACGGATGACCGACAAGGATGTCCAGAATCAAAAGAAACTCAAGAAGAAGCTCAAAAGGCGGCGTCGTTAACCTCGTCGCTGAGCATGTTTTAAAAGTAAGTTTACTTAGGAGTAACGTTACGTGGCAGTTAAGATTCGCATGAAAAAGATGGGTCGGGCACACCGTCCGTTCTATCGTATTTGCGCCATGGATTCTCGCACCCCTCGAGATGGCAAGGCAATCGAGTACCTCGGCACCTACGATCCGTTCGTCAAGGAAAAGGACGCACGGGTTAACCTGAAGACCGACCGCGTCGACTACTGGCTCGGCGTCGGTGCTCAGCCTACCCCCAAGGTTGCTGTTTTGATCCGCAAGTACGGTACCAACGGTAGCCACCTGGCAGCTCGCGAAGAAGCCTTGGCTCGCTTGTCGACCAAGACTGCCTACGTTCCTCCTAAAGTTGAAATCAAAGAGCCTGAACCGGAAGCCCCAGCACCCGCTGAAGGCGAAGCTCCGGCAGACGAAGCTGCTCCTGCTGAAGGCGAAGCTGTCGAAGCTTCCGCTGAAGGTGGCGAAGAGCAGCCTGCGGCTGAAGGCTAAGCAGGTAGGCCTGCAATGCGGTTCGATGTTCTTACGTTGTTTCCAGAGATCTTCACCGGCTATCTTGGTGAAAGCCTGCTCAACAAGGCCATCGACAAACAGTTAGTCGAAGCCCACGTCCACAACTTGCGGGACTGGGCTAACGACAAACACAATCGAGTCGACGACCGACCTTTTGGCGGAGGACCAGGAATGGTTATCCGCGTGCAACCGGTTGTCGAGGCAATCGAACAAATCCAGCCGCTGGGCGACAAGCCAGGCCGGTTGATTCTGCTGAGCCCTCAAGGCAAAACGCTGAATCAGCCACTGGTTGAAGAGCTTGCCCAGGAACAACGGCTGACCATGATATGCGGCCGCTACGAAG
This genomic stretch from Blastopirellula marina harbors:
- the rpsP gene encoding 30S ribosomal protein S16; the protein is MDSRTPRDGKAIEYLGTYDPFVKEKDARVNLKTDRVDYWLGVGAQPTPKVAVLIRKYGTNGSHLAAREEALARLSTKTAYVPPKVEIKEPEPEAPAPAEGEAPADEAAPAEGEAVEASAEGGEEQPAAEG